A portion of the Aphelocoma coerulescens isolate FSJ_1873_10779 chromosome 1, UR_Acoe_1.0, whole genome shotgun sequence genome contains these proteins:
- the MPC2 gene encoding mitochondrial pyruvate carrier 2, with the protein MAASIAGLRASYHRMLDRIELMLPPRFRPFYNHPAGPKTVFFWAPIMKWGLVCAGLADMARPAEKLSTAQSAVLMATGLIWSRYSLVIIPKNWSLFAVNFFVGCAGGSQLYRIWRYKQELKAQQQ; encoded by the exons ATGGCGGCCTCCATCGCGGGGCTCCGCGCCTCCTACCACCGCATGCTCGACCGCATCGAGCTTATGCTGCCGCCGCGGTTCCGGCCTTTCTACAACCACCCAGCGG gtCCCAAAACAGTGTTTTTCTGGGCACCAATTATGAAATGG GGTTTGGTGTGTGCTGGACTGGCTGACATGGCCAGACCAGCAGAAaagctcagcacagcacagtcTGCGGTACTGATGGCCACAG GCCTTATTTGGTCCCGGTACTCTCTAGTTATTATTCCTAAAAACTGGAGTCTGTTTGCTGTGAACTTCTTCGTTGGCTGTGCTGGTGGCTCCCAGCTCTACCGAATATGGAG GtataaacaggagctaaaagcACAACAGCAATAG